A genomic window from Glaciihabitans sp. INWT7 includes:
- a CDS encoding RNA polymerase-binding protein RbpA → MASGGSAIRGSRVGAGPMGEQDRGFHAERLQVFYWCANGHELSPHFLATIEPEEIPNTLDCPNCGLPAGRDKENPPSVVKVEPYKTHLAYVKERRTEEEAATLLDEALEQLRARRGRLTPQ, encoded by the coding sequence ATGGCTTCAGGTGGCAGCGCTATTCGTGGTTCCCGCGTGGGAGCAGGTCCGATGGGCGAGCAGGACCGTGGATTCCACGCGGAGCGTCTCCAGGTCTTCTACTGGTGTGCAAATGGACACGAGTTGAGCCCCCACTTCTTGGCGACGATCGAGCCAGAGGAGATCCCCAACACTCTCGATTGCCCGAACTGCGGCCTTCCCGCGGGTCGTGACAAGGAGAATCCTCCGTCGGTGGTCAAGGTCGAGCCCTACAAGACTCATCTCGCCTACGTGAAAGAGCGCCGCACCGAAGAGGAAGCGGCAACGCTCCTCGACGAGGCGCTCGAGCAGCTCCGCGCGCGTCGCGGTCGCCTCACGCCCCAGTAG